One window from the genome of Nitrosospira multiformis encodes:
- a CDS encoding PEP-CTERM sorting domain-containing protein: protein MKFAYPVFFCALLAAGQPALANIDIQFDYRYDSSGFFTGANSSRQNLLNAAAATFESSFEDNLAAITSSGSDSFDVSFFQPNNGSKTVIPNFSVATNQIVVFAGARNLSGAVAVGGPGGFSSNGSADFINNASSRGQSGALAPIETDFGPWGGAISFNSTSNWYFDSDLTRDESFSGFDFYSVAIHELAHVLGFGSADSFKNLISGGKFTGPAVHALLGNNPPLAGDSHWANGLSYLGQEAAMDPSIAGGQRKHFTALDAAAMKDIGWQVSAVPEAETWTMMLAGLGLLGWRFRTFQRRG, encoded by the coding sequence ATGAAATTCGCATATCCTGTATTCTTCTGCGCATTGCTCGCTGCCGGTCAACCCGCATTGGCCAATATTGATATCCAATTTGATTATCGTTACGACAGTTCAGGCTTTTTTACCGGCGCTAACAGTTCGCGCCAGAATTTATTGAATGCCGCCGCCGCCACATTCGAGAGCAGCTTTGAGGACAACCTGGCCGCAATCACGTCATCCGGATCGGATAGTTTTGATGTGAGTTTTTTTCAGCCGAATAACGGTAGCAAGACTGTTATTCCCAATTTTAGCGTTGCCACGAATCAAATTGTGGTTTTTGCCGGCGCCCGTAATTTGAGTGGCGCAGTGGCGGTGGGTGGTCCAGGGGGATTCTCCAGCAATGGTTCCGCCGATTTCATTAACAACGCATCCAGCAGAGGCCAGTCAGGAGCCCTTGCGCCCATCGAGACTGATTTTGGGCCGTGGGGCGGGGCGATCTCCTTTAACAGTACCTCCAACTGGTATTTTGATTCCGATCTCACTAGAGATGAATCCTTTTCCGGCTTCGATTTTTATTCGGTGGCCATACATGAGTTGGCGCATGTGCTCGGTTTTGGCAGCGCCGATTCTTTCAAAAACCTGATCTCGGGTGGCAAATTTACCGGCCCTGCCGTTCATGCCTTGCTTGGTAACAATCCGCCCTTGGCGGGCGATAGCCACTGGGCTAACGGACTCAGTTATCTCGGCCAGGAAGCCGCGATGGATCCTTCCATTGCGGGTGGGCAACGCAAACATTTTACAGCGCTTGATGCCGCAGCTATGAAAGACATTGGCTGGCAAGTCTCGGCCGTGCCCGAAGCTGAAACCTGGACCATGATGCTTGCCGGCTTGGGATTGCTTGGCTGGCGCTTTCGCACATTCCAGCGTAGAGGCTGA
- a CDS encoding sensor histidine kinase encodes MVVHGDTVRQENGTGATSSSRLRRKPKSFLKLILFGFALVGLPLIIALINSAFSIDRLADQSRRAVYQAAQIAHGSRVLADEIAAMERAVRQTHILGDTSLLENYFRAHKKFESTATSLFELSLHTEQKQLLEQMQLLEESIFGNVSAMKQSPEALRDLVGKFVPLRDSARTFSAVGYALIEREVGEMQDMAGDARFTVGWQLLALIPFAILLAFIFSLRIAHPIRQIDEAIRTMGEGALFKAIRVDGPQDLRYLGERLDWLRRRLLKLEEQKTRFLQHVSHELKTPLTAMREGADLLAEGVAGELTEEQQRIATILYNNSIQLQRRIEDLLSYSALQTEKAALVKRPANLAKILDAVLQDQNLIIMSKGLKIDVSCPELMVDCDKQKIKVIVDNLLSNAVKFSPAGGCIKIWASEVDEMVRFDILDAGAGVDEVDREKVFEPFYQGRQVLDSHIKGTGLGLSIAREYALAHGGTIELVQQATNGAHFRLTLPIRDMEGTL; translated from the coding sequence ATGGTTGTTCATGGGGATACCGTAAGACAGGAGAATGGTACTGGCGCCACTTCTTCGTCTCGGTTACGGCGTAAGCCCAAATCTTTTCTGAAACTGATTTTGTTTGGATTTGCACTGGTGGGTCTGCCGCTTATCATCGCACTCATCAACAGCGCATTCTCCATCGACCGGTTGGCGGATCAAAGCCGCAGGGCTGTATATCAGGCGGCGCAAATTGCGCATGGCAGTCGTGTCCTGGCGGACGAAATTGCAGCCATGGAGCGTGCCGTGCGGCAGACACATATCCTGGGTGACACATCCCTGCTCGAAAATTACTTTAGGGCGCACAAGAAATTCGAGAGCACCGCGACGAGCCTTTTTGAGCTTTCCTTGCATACCGAACAGAAGCAATTACTGGAGCAGATGCAGTTATTGGAGGAATCGATTTTCGGGAACGTGTCGGCTATGAAGCAATCACCGGAAGCACTCCGCGATCTGGTTGGCAAATTTGTGCCTCTGCGGGATTCAGCGCGAACATTTTCAGCGGTCGGTTATGCGTTGATTGAACGTGAAGTGGGTGAAATGCAGGATATGGCGGGGGATGCCCGCTTTACCGTCGGATGGCAGTTGCTTGCCTTGATTCCATTCGCGATTCTACTGGCATTTATCTTTTCATTACGGATTGCGCATCCAATACGTCAGATTGACGAGGCGATTCGTACCATGGGGGAAGGCGCGCTATTTAAAGCCATACGGGTGGATGGTCCTCAGGACTTAAGGTATCTTGGTGAACGCCTGGATTGGCTACGCCGCAGGTTGCTGAAACTGGAAGAACAGAAGACCCGGTTTCTGCAGCACGTTTCTCACGAACTCAAGACACCACTTACCGCCATGCGCGAAGGTGCCGACTTGCTTGCGGAAGGCGTAGCGGGGGAACTGACGGAAGAACAACAGCGTATCGCAACTATCCTGTACAACAACAGCATACAATTACAACGGCGCATAGAAGATTTGCTGAGTTACAGTGCGCTTCAGACCGAGAAAGCGGCTCTGGTGAAACGACCGGCGAATCTGGCAAAAATTCTGGATGCCGTGTTACAAGACCAGAATCTTATCATTATGAGCAAAGGCTTGAAAATTGATGTTTCCTGCCCGGAACTGATGGTTGATTGCGATAAACAAAAAATTAAAGTCATTGTGGATAATTTGCTATCGAACGCGGTCAAGTTCTCTCCTGCCGGTGGATGTATAAAAATCTGGGCGAGTGAAGTGGATGAGATGGTGCGATTCGATATTCTGGATGCCGGTGCCGGTGTTGACGAGGTGGATCGTGAGAAAGTATTCGAGCCTTTTTATCAGGGACGACAAGTCCTCGACAGTCATATAAAGGGAACAGGACTGGGATTATCCATCGCTCGTGAGTACGCGCTCGCGCATGGTGGCACGATAGAGCTTGTGCAGCAGGCCACTAATGGCGCCCATTTTCGCCTTACCCTGCCGATTCGTGATATGGAAGGAACCTTATGA
- the arsC gene encoding arsenate reductase (glutaredoxin) (This arsenate reductase requires both glutathione and glutaredoxin to convert arsenate to arsenite, after which the efflux transporter formed by ArsA and ArsB can extrude the arsenite from the cell, providing resistance.) — MSNKITVYHKPTCSKCRATLALLKDSGQEFDAVNYYEMPLTVAGLRELIEKLGVPVRDVLRSDEPLARSLKLAEQQLADDELIKIMVDNPDLIQRPIVVRGDKAVLCRPPENVMKLL, encoded by the coding sequence ATGAGTAACAAGATTACCGTTTATCATAAACCCACATGCAGTAAATGCCGTGCCACGCTTGCACTTCTCAAGGACAGTGGCCAAGAGTTCGATGCGGTCAATTATTATGAGATGCCTCTAACCGTCGCGGGATTGCGTGAACTGATCGAAAAACTGGGGGTGCCGGTACGTGATGTACTACGTAGCGACGAACCACTGGCACGCAGCCTGAAGCTGGCTGAACAGCAGCTAGCCGATGATGAATTAATAAAGATCATGGTGGACAACCCGGACCTGATTCAGCGGCCCATTGTCGTGCGTGGTGACAAGGCCGTATTGTGTCGCCCACCGGAGAACGTGATGAAGTTGTTGTAG
- the ald gene encoding alanine dehydrogenase, with amino-acid sequence MLIGLPKETKDHENRVGMTPSTVKALTRRGHRVLVQSGAGEGSFLSDAEYQSAGAMIVPHAEDAWAAQMVVKVKEPTAAEYSYLHRDMILFTYLHLASDKPLTIALLEHGVTGIAYETVQTEGGQLPLLTPMSEVAGRMATQIGATYLQKTYGGRGVLMGGVPGVASANVAILGAGIVGTNAARVAVGSGAQVTVLDINHDRLKYLDDIYHGQLQTRISDEYNIEEVVYNADLVIGAVLIPGGRAPWLITAGMLPNMRKGSVIVDVAVDQGGCVETTRPTTHSNPTYELDGVVHYCVANMPSAVPRTSTFALNAQTAFYTLRLADEGLDAVRNSLALQYGLNTHRGLTTYPAVAKEFGLSYIDPLQALEHTH; translated from the coding sequence ATGCTGATCGGACTACCCAAGGAAACCAAGGATCATGAAAATCGGGTTGGAATGACACCGAGTACAGTCAAAGCCTTGACGCGGCGCGGACACCGGGTGCTGGTACAGAGCGGGGCGGGGGAGGGAAGCTTTCTTTCAGATGCGGAATACCAATCAGCCGGAGCCATGATTGTTCCTCACGCCGAAGACGCCTGGGCGGCGCAGATGGTAGTTAAGGTCAAGGAACCCACTGCAGCGGAATATTCTTACCTGCATCGAGATATGATTCTTTTTACCTATCTACATCTCGCTTCGGATAAGCCTCTTACCATCGCGTTGCTGGAGCATGGCGTAACAGGCATCGCCTACGAAACAGTTCAAACCGAAGGGGGTCAATTACCCCTATTGACGCCCATGAGCGAGGTGGCGGGGCGTATGGCCACTCAAATCGGGGCAACGTATCTGCAAAAGACATACGGGGGCCGTGGCGTATTGATGGGCGGCGTGCCCGGTGTGGCTTCAGCTAATGTCGCAATTCTGGGGGCGGGTATTGTCGGCACAAATGCCGCTCGCGTTGCTGTTGGATCCGGCGCCCAGGTCACCGTGCTGGATATCAATCATGACCGCCTGAAGTATCTGGATGACATTTATCATGGGCAACTACAGACGCGCATCAGTGATGAGTATAATATTGAAGAGGTGGTCTACAATGCCGATCTGGTAATCGGTGCTGTTTTGATTCCTGGCGGACGGGCGCCCTGGTTGATTACAGCCGGTATGTTGCCGAATATGCGAAAAGGTTCCGTAATTGTCGATGTGGCGGTTGATCAAGGAGGGTGTGTCGAAACCACCCGGCCGACCACTCATAGCAATCCGACCTATGAACTCGATGGTGTGGTGCATTATTGTGTCGCCAACATGCCGAGCGCGGTCCCGCGCACCAGTACCTTTGCGCTGAACGCGCAAACGGCTTTTTATACACTGCGCCTGGCGGATGAAGGATTAGATGCCGTAAGAAATAGTCTGGCGCTACAATATGGTCTTAACACCCACCGGGGATTGACCACTTATCCCGCGGTGGCAAAGGAATTTGGTCTGAGTTATATTGATCCATTACAAGCATTGGAGCATACCCATTGA
- a CDS encoding sigma 54-interacting transcriptional regulator has product MPDSNPRILIVDDDTDLLELLTIRLTAAGYKVEAVPSAEMALNYLDVSRPQLVISDMQMSGMDGMALFEQIHRTLPTLPVIILTAHGTIPDAVAAVQRGVFGYLAKPFDSKTLLANISQALRLAPGTAGQTETSQASWSKTIITQSAVMEDLLTKAGLVAEGDASVLIYGESGVGKELFAHAIHEASKRRHHPFVAINCAAIPEQLLESELFGHVKGAFTGAVRDHKGLLQLAEKGTLFLDEIGDMPLLLQVKLLRVLQERQVRPVGSMQTIPVNVRIISATHRDLKVEIANGSFREDLYYRLDVVALTIPVLSQRREDIPLLANHFLGTFSVKYDKNINGFSPEAMEMMVGASWPGNVRQLMNVVEQCVALSTAPLISPVLVYDAMHKEEEQLVSFEDARKSFERDYLVRVLKITGGNVTQAARLAKRNRTEFYKLLQRYQLDPSVFKQPQG; this is encoded by the coding sequence ATGCCTGACTCCAATCCAAGAATCCTCATCGTCGACGACGATACCGATCTGCTGGAATTACTCACGATCCGGCTTACCGCCGCTGGCTACAAAGTGGAAGCCGTGCCAAGCGCGGAGATGGCACTTAATTATCTGGATGTATCGCGCCCGCAACTCGTCATTAGCGATATGCAGATGAGCGGTATGGATGGGATGGCGCTATTCGAACAAATTCACCGCACGTTGCCCACCTTGCCAGTGATAATCCTGACAGCGCATGGCACCATTCCCGATGCGGTGGCAGCTGTTCAGCGGGGCGTATTCGGCTATCTCGCCAAACCTTTTGACAGCAAGACGCTACTGGCTAACATTAGCCAAGCCCTCAGGCTTGCCCCCGGCACTGCGGGACAAACCGAGACGTCACAAGCATCGTGGTCCAAGACTATTATTACGCAAAGTGCGGTAATGGAGGATCTTCTCACCAAAGCGGGACTGGTGGCGGAAGGGGATGCAAGTGTACTGATTTATGGTGAGAGCGGTGTTGGCAAGGAACTGTTTGCTCACGCCATACATGAAGCATCAAAACGTCGCCATCATCCATTTGTGGCGATAAATTGCGCGGCGATTCCAGAGCAATTGCTGGAATCCGAGTTATTCGGACACGTCAAGGGAGCGTTTACAGGTGCTGTGAGGGATCACAAGGGCTTGTTGCAATTAGCGGAAAAAGGGACACTGTTCCTGGATGAAATCGGAGACATGCCGCTCTTGCTCCAGGTCAAATTATTGCGCGTTCTCCAGGAAAGGCAAGTGCGCCCAGTTGGGTCCATGCAGACAATTCCTGTGAATGTCCGCATTATTTCCGCAACTCACCGTGATCTCAAGGTCGAAATCGCTAATGGCAGTTTTCGGGAAGATCTCTATTACCGACTGGATGTCGTGGCATTAACCATTCCGGTCTTGTCGCAGCGGCGGGAGGATATTCCTTTGCTGGCGAATCATTTCCTTGGTACATTTTCTGTGAAATACGATAAGAATATCAATGGATTCTCTCCCGAGGCGATGGAAATGATGGTGGGTGCTTCATGGCCCGGTAACGTGAGGCAACTGATGAATGTGGTGGAGCAGTGCGTTGCCTTGAGTACCGCTCCCCTGATTTCACCGGTCCTGGTGTACGATGCCATGCATAAAGAAGAGGAGCAACTCGTTTCTTTCGAGGATGCGCGCAAGAGTTTCGAGAGAGATTATCTGGTGCGCGTGCTCAAAATCACGGGTGGCAACGTGACCCAGGCAGCGCGTCTCGCAAAACGCAATCGCACCGAATTCTACAAACTTCTCCAAAGATATCAGCTCGACCCCTCCGTTTTCAAGCAACCTCAAGGCTGA
- a CDS encoding dihydrolipoamide acyltransferase: MALLAACSTVPENQQPAEPLPFDLIVTGQMEDLMQYYDALRKQPAADLARVYDKVKQNFVQNKSDANRARLILLLILPNTPFRDTTSALYLLNEWPRDAKPATGLQSFRNLLAALLTEQQRLSNSVDELSLKLKEEQKRTETLQNQIEAIKSMEKNLILREL; this comes from the coding sequence TTGGCGTTGCTGGCCGCCTGCTCCACTGTTCCTGAAAATCAGCAACCTGCAGAGCCGTTGCCATTCGACTTAATCGTAACCGGTCAGATGGAAGATCTGATGCAATACTACGATGCCTTGCGTAAGCAGCCCGCGGCGGACCTTGCTCGCGTGTACGACAAGGTAAAACAGAATTTCGTACAAAACAAAAGCGATGCAAATCGAGCCAGGCTGATATTGCTTCTTATCTTGCCCAACACTCCTTTCCGTGACACCACTTCAGCGCTTTATCTGCTTAACGAATGGCCACGCGATGCAAAACCGGCAACGGGTTTGCAAAGTTTCAGAAACCTGCTGGCGGCACTCCTCACGGAACAGCAACGGTTAAGCAATAGCGTGGATGAATTATCACTAAAATTGAAAGAAGAACAAAAACGTACGGAAACTTTACAAAATCAGATTGAGGCCATTAAGAGCATGGAAAAAAATCTCATTCTCAGAGAACTGTAA
- a CDS encoding NAD(P) transhydrogenase subunit alpha: MIGEVDPTIINLTVFVLAVFVGYHVVWNVTPALHTPLMSVTNAISGIILVGAMLAAGPAETDWGVWLGAVAVTLAAINVFGGFLVTQRMLEMFRKKDKKGS, encoded by the coding sequence ATGATCGGCGAAGTTGACCCAACCATCATTAACCTGACCGTATTCGTGCTGGCAGTGTTCGTGGGCTATCACGTAGTGTGGAACGTGACCCCTGCCTTGCACACACCGCTGATGTCAGTAACCAATGCGATTTCCGGCATAATTTTAGTCGGCGCAATGCTGGCTGCCGGCCCGGCGGAAACCGACTGGGGCGTATGGCTGGGAGCCGTGGCGGTGACGCTGGCCGCAATCAATGTATTCGGCGGATTTCTTGTTACCCAGCGGATGCTGGAAATGTTCAGAAAAAAAGATAAAAAAGGAAGCTAG
- a CDS encoding NAD(P)(+) transhydrogenase (Re/Si-specific) subunit beta, translating into MSANLVAFAYLIASVFFILALKGLSSPLTSRRGNLFGMVGMAIAVVTTLTITKNWMLILACIALGGTIGAVVARRVQMTAMPELVAFMHSLVGLAAVFIAIAAVNNPVSFGLPAILPMGSKLELFLGTFIGAMTWSGSVIAFLKLSGRMSGAPITFGGQHMVNLILAIVMVVFGLWFFFSETTNWTAFATMTAIAFVLGFLIIVPIGGADMPVVISMLNSYSGWAAAGIGFSLGNPMLIIAGSLVGSSGAILSYIMCKAMNRPFLSVILGGFGSEGGAVAAASDGTQKTHRSGSADDAAFLMGNADSVIIVPGYGLAVARAQHSVKELAEKLHEKGVNVRFAIHPVAGRMPGHMNVLLAEAEIPYEQVLEMDEINSDFSTTDVVLVLGANDVVNPAANVPGSAIYGMPILDAHKARTIMVVKRSMAAGYAGLDNDLFYMDKTMMVFGDAKKVVEDMVKAL; encoded by the coding sequence ATGTCCGCAAATTTGGTCGCATTCGCGTATCTGATCGCATCGGTTTTTTTTATTCTGGCGCTAAAAGGCCTAAGCTCGCCGCTAACCTCTCGTCGTGGCAATCTGTTCGGTATGGTGGGAATGGCAATTGCCGTTGTCACCACGCTTACGATCACCAAGAACTGGATGTTGATACTCGCATGTATTGCCTTAGGTGGCACCATTGGTGCTGTTGTCGCACGGCGTGTGCAAATGACAGCAATGCCGGAGCTGGTCGCTTTCATGCACTCGCTGGTGGGTCTGGCAGCGGTTTTTATCGCTATCGCTGCCGTCAATAACCCGGTTTCATTTGGCCTGCCCGCGATATTGCCCATGGGCAGCAAACTGGAGCTGTTTCTCGGTACTTTCATTGGCGCCATGACCTGGTCGGGTTCGGTGATTGCATTCTTGAAGCTGTCCGGCCGCATGAGCGGCGCACCCATCACATTCGGCGGCCAGCATATGGTCAATCTGATTCTGGCGATTGTGATGGTTGTCTTTGGTTTGTGGTTCTTTTTTAGCGAGACCACCAACTGGACAGCCTTTGCCACAATGACCGCGATCGCCTTTGTGCTCGGTTTTCTCATTATCGTCCCCATCGGTGGCGCGGATATGCCGGTAGTCATTTCCATGCTTAATTCATACTCCGGCTGGGCCGCAGCAGGAATCGGGTTTTCGCTCGGCAACCCCATGCTTATCATTGCCGGATCGCTGGTGGGGAGTTCCGGGGCCATTCTGTCGTACATCATGTGCAAGGCCATGAACCGGCCATTTCTTTCGGTCATACTTGGCGGCTTTGGCAGCGAGGGAGGGGCTGTGGCTGCGGCGAGTGACGGGACACAGAAAACCCATCGCAGCGGTAGCGCGGACGATGCGGCATTTCTCATGGGTAATGCCGACAGCGTTATTATCGTGCCCGGTTATGGTCTGGCAGTGGCGCGGGCGCAGCATTCGGTCAAGGAGCTAGCCGAAAAACTGCACGAGAAAGGCGTCAATGTACGTTTTGCAATACATCCGGTGGCGGGACGCATGCCGGGACACATGAACGTACTACTGGCGGAAGCGGAGATACCCTATGAGCAAGTGCTGGAGATGGATGAGATCAACAGCGATTTTTCCACCACCGATGTGGTGCTGGTGCTGGGCGCAAACGATGTGGTAAATCCCGCGGCGAATGTTCCAGGCAGCGCGATATATGGCATGCCCATTCTGGATGCCCACAAGGCGCGCACCATAATGGTGGTCAAACGTAGCATGGCTGCCGGTTATGCCGGCCTCGACAATGACCTGTTCTACATGGACAAAACCATGATGGTATTCGGCGATGCCAAGAAGGTTGTTGAAGATATGGTCAAGGCGCTGTAA
- the ybaL gene encoding YbaL family putative K(+) efflux transporter: MPHSVTLITTIAVSFGLALLMGLIANRLKLPVLVGYLVAGVILGSNTPGFVADMELSAQLAEIGVILLMFGVGLHFSLDDLLAVRRIALPGALVQIGVATALGAAVAVAWGWDLSAAIVFGVALSTASTVVLLRALEQRGVLKSVNGSIAVGWLVVEDLAMVMVLVLLPPLAGWLGTSAGSPVDGPTPDLLVTLLLTFGKVAIFIALMLIVGKRVFPWLLWHVASTNSTELFILSVIAVAIGIAYGSAMLFGVSFALGAFFAGMVMRESDLSHRAAQESLPLRDAFSVLFFVSVGMLFDPNVLIDQPLRVVATLGIIIIGKSLAAFLLVLAFRYPLNTALTVSASLAQIGEFSFILAALGVSLGLLPVEAQSLILAGAFISITLNPLVFQVIEPAQEWIRSRSRLARVLERSDDPLAELPMSVASSYVTNHVVLVGYGRVGRHIGEALIEQGLALVVADQNREMVEGLRKHGIHAVVGDAAEPAVLIQAHIARAKMLVIAVPDALRARRMIETARMLNPPIEIIVRTHNEEEAALLRRESGGTVLLGEHELALSMTRHVLKKFGK; encoded by the coding sequence ATGCCCCATAGCGTTACCCTGATCACCACGATTGCCGTCAGTTTCGGTCTCGCTTTGCTCATGGGGCTTATTGCCAACCGCTTGAAATTACCGGTATTGGTTGGCTATCTGGTTGCAGGTGTAATCCTGGGCTCCAATACGCCGGGCTTTGTGGCTGACATGGAGCTTTCGGCCCAGCTGGCGGAAATCGGCGTTATTCTGTTGATGTTCGGAGTCGGGCTGCACTTCTCCCTGGATGATTTGCTGGCTGTCCGGCGGATTGCTTTGCCTGGCGCCCTCGTACAAATCGGGGTGGCAACCGCTCTCGGTGCGGCGGTTGCTGTTGCCTGGGGCTGGGATTTGAGTGCGGCCATCGTGTTTGGCGTCGCGCTATCCACCGCGAGTACAGTCGTGCTCCTGCGGGCATTGGAGCAGCGTGGTGTGCTCAAATCCGTCAATGGATCGATTGCGGTGGGCTGGCTGGTGGTCGAAGATCTGGCAATGGTTATGGTTCTCGTTCTTTTGCCGCCACTTGCCGGATGGCTTGGAACCTCTGCCGGTAGTCCAGTGGATGGGCCCACCCCGGATCTGCTGGTGACGCTCCTGCTCACTTTTGGCAAGGTGGCGATCTTCATCGCGCTAATGCTTATTGTCGGAAAACGGGTTTTTCCCTGGTTGCTATGGCATGTCGCGAGCACCAACTCGACCGAACTCTTTATCTTGAGTGTGATTGCAGTGGCGATAGGTATTGCCTACGGCTCCGCGATGCTCTTCGGTGTTTCCTTTGCGCTCGGCGCTTTCTTCGCCGGGATGGTTATGAGGGAGTCCGATTTAAGTCATCGAGCCGCTCAGGAATCCCTGCCGCTCAGAGATGCTTTTTCGGTATTGTTTTTTGTCTCCGTTGGAATGCTGTTTGATCCGAACGTCCTCATCGATCAGCCACTCCGCGTTGTCGCCACGCTTGGGATTATTATTATCGGCAAATCCCTGGCAGCCTTTCTCCTGGTTCTTGCTTTTCGCTACCCACTCAATACGGCATTAACCGTGTCGGCCAGTCTTGCTCAGATTGGCGAGTTCTCATTTATTCTTGCAGCGCTCGGTGTTTCACTCGGACTCCTGCCGGTCGAGGCACAGAGTCTTATACTCGCGGGGGCTTTTATCTCGATCACGCTCAACCCCCTGGTATTTCAGGTAATAGAGCCAGCACAGGAATGGATACGTTCCCGTTCCAGGCTTGCCCGCGTCCTGGAGCGTTCTGACGATCCCCTGGCCGAACTGCCCATGTCGGTTGCCTCAAGCTATGTGACCAACCACGTGGTGCTTGTGGGTTATGGCCGGGTCGGCCGGCATATTGGCGAAGCGCTGATTGAACAGGGACTGGCGCTCGTTGTGGCGGATCAGAATCGCGAGATGGTTGAGGGGTTACGCAAGCATGGAATCCATGCCGTAGTGGGTGATGCCGCTGAACCGGCTGTGCTTATACAAGCGCATATTGCGCGAGCTAAAATGCTGGTGATTGCGGTCCCCGATGCACTACGAGCCCGCCGGATGATAGAAACCGCCCGTATGCTTAATCCGCCGATCGAGATTATCGTGCGTACCCATAATGAAGAAGAAGCTGCACTGCTACGAAGAGAAAGCGGAGGTACGGTGCTTCTGGGTGAGCATGAGCTTGCTCTCAGCATGACACGCCATGTACTAAAAAAATTTGGTAAATAA